One window from the genome of Pyrus communis chromosome 16, drPyrComm1.1, whole genome shotgun sequence encodes:
- the LOC137720554 gene encoding cytochrome P450 78A9-like, with protein MKTEIEGLWVFALASKCRAFSPESIACTLLIVSLTWLLTSLIYWSHPGGPAWGRNIKTIGPLSKKNTIPGPRGLPLIGSMSLMTSLAHRKIASAALSLNAARLMAFSLGQTRVVVTCHPDVAREILNSSVFADRPVKESAYSLMFNRAIGFAPYGVYWRTLRRISATHLFSPKQIKASEAQRRDIASQMAAMFGTHKEKLAVRDVIKRASLNNMMCSVFGRKYELEFGSVDNEVEELKGLVDEGYDLLGMLNWSDHLPWLAGFDAQKIRYRCSNLVPKVNRFVSKIISEHRTGLKSEKDEKAPDFVDVLLSLQGPDKLSDSDMIAVLWEMIFRGTDTVAVLIEWILARMVLHPQVQSTVHDELDKVVGRSRAVDETDISQLVYLTAVVKEVLRMHPPGPLLSWARLAITETTIDGHHVPAGTTAMVNMWAISRDPEVWADPLEFKPERFVAREGEQEFSVFGSDLRLAPFGSGRRTCPGKALGLTTVTFWVASLLHEYEWQPLDGNTVDLSEVLKLSCEMANPLVAKVRPRLNLAY; from the exons ATGAAAACCGAGATAGAAGGCCTATGGGTATTTGCCCTGGCCTCCAAATGCAGAGCTTTCTCTCCCGAAAGCATTGCATGCACGCTTCTCATCGTCTCCCTCACATGGCTTCTCACCTCTCTAATTTACTGGTCTCACCCGGGCGGCCCAGCATGGGGACGCAACATCAAAACGATCGGCCCCTTGTCGAAAAAGAACACCATTCCGGGGCCCAGAGGTCTGCCTCTCATAGGCAGCATGTCCCTCATGACCTCCCTGGCCCACCGCAAAATCGCCTCCGCCGCCCTATCCCTCAACGCCGCGCGCCTCATGGCCTTCAGCCTCGGCCAAACCAGAGTCGTGGTCACGTGCCACCCCGACGTCGCCAGAGAAATCCTCAACAGCTCCGTCTTCGCCGACCGCCCCGTCAAGGAATCCGCTTACTCCCTCATGTTCAACCGGGCCATCGGGTTCGCCCCCTACGGCGTCTACTGGCGGACCCTCAGGCGTATCTCCGCCACCCACCTCTTCTCCCCCAAGCAAATCAAGGCCTCCGAGGCCCAGAGGAGGGACATAGCTTCTCAAATGGCGGCAATGTTCGGAACCCACAAGGAGAAACTGGCGGTTCGTGACGTGATCAAGCGGGCGTCGCTGAACAACATGATGTGCTCTGTTTTTGGCAGGAAGTACGAGCTCGAATTCGGCTCGGTTGACAATGAGGTCGAGGAGCTCAAAGGGTTGGTCGACGAAGGCTACGATTTGTTGGGTATGTTAAATTGGTCCGATCATCTTCCCTGGTTGGCCGGTTTTGATGCCCAGAAAATCCGGTATAGATGCTCCAATCTAGTCCCCAAGGTGAACCGGTTCGTCTCCAAAATCATTTCCGAGCACCGAACCGGTCTCAAATCCGAAAAAGACGAAAAGGCCCCTGATTTTGTCGATGTCCTGCTTTCCCTCCAAGGACCTGATAAGTTGTCCGACTCCGATATGATCGCCGTCCTTTGG GAAATGATATTTAGAGGGACGGACACGGTGGCGGTTCTGATCGAGTGGATTCTGGCGAGGATGGTTCTGCATCCCCAAGTCCAATCGACGGTCCACGACGAGCTAGACAAAGTTGTTGGGAGGTCACGAGCCGTCGATGAGACAGATATCTCCCAGCTGGTGTATCTGACGGCTGTGGTGAAAGAGGTCTTGAGGATGCACCCACCGGGCCCACTTTTATCTTGGGCCCGCCTGGCGATCACAGAAACAACGATAGATGGGCATCATGTGCCCGCGGGGACCACAGCCATGGTGAATATGTGGGCCATTTCGCGGGACCCTGAAGTCTGGGCGGACCCACTGGAGTTTAAGCCCGAGAGGTTTGTAGCCCGGGAAGGAGAGCAGGAGTTTTCCGTTTTCGGCTCGGATCTTAGGCTTGCACCGTTTGGGTCGGGTAGGCGGACTTGCCCGGGAAAGGCTCTGGGATTGACGACGGTGACGTTTTGGGTAGCTTCGCTGTTACACGAGTACGAATGGCAACCGTTGGATGGGAATACCGTGGACTTATCGGAGGTGCTAAAGCTGTCGTGTGAGATGGCGAACCCTCTGGTTGCTAAAGTGCGCCCTAGGTTAAACCTAGCTTACTAA